The Clupea harengus chromosome 6, Ch_v2.0.2, whole genome shotgun sequence genome contains a region encoding:
- the rfx7a gene encoding DNA-binding protein RFX7, producing the protein MADDQQPGQHQNTGPGMGSLPPLVPGLQGTDTSALQLKIKNSICKSVQSKVDCILQDVDKFTDIEKLYLYLKLPCGPTNGAEKSEQSSMSSSRTQQMHAFNWIRHHLDEHPETSLPKQEVYDEYKSYCDNLSYHPLSAADFGKIMKNVFPNMKARRLGMRGKSKYCYSGLRKKSFVHMPSLPNLDLHKTGDGYEVLEASGQLATAEEEVRSASCGLVCEWAQKVLSRQFDTLEDLARFLLNSHYIGTKSVAALTVMTGSPSGVKMPMQTSAFVPTADSHAFQPQVKTLPSPSIDAKQQLQRKIQKKQQEQKLQSPLPGEAHVRRADSATPGIHCSSPALLSPQPTIGIVVAAVPSPVTVQRSRQLMTPSPVPMATSEGKVLPVNFQVVTPVQQVKQSPKTPQNINASPVGDRSARHRYAQILPKPSATGALTLRSPPTLLITNSPIKTVMPTPHVSSVNMVRMTAISLGSSISGGSNNCTTVTTTAAGPTAGVFTSTSIRPASAGLAGPSLSDDHRASPRVRTGSAMPMLSLVARSGELLTSATDVKMNSEAITEGGQALSGATRPSVTQEPAGQHRGERGAVPRAASVPTPLVKPSPGFEILTGTKYNGKPPFSVGSTVASGSNNCNNNNYSTLFLSVANQNTSTALSSSSGSVTTSPPKESSLAPRSPRKRLGQESSPTPVRKVFISQHSFGVPEGLKPMVGAAVKRRPRPGAPTRPESAPASAVARVTMSSATPTRILALSDPPAGNGGFQTVMECQQNPLQGKCESATVSMVTPTRSASAGQVLLQQHMNNPQAIIADAGMLDPSTANELKNAMWAEGHMEAVQQQQQQQQQQQQQHQQQQQQQQQQHHVPQQQPGCVQQITDHKQMSAPVRDALPLMSQTPTSAQMAHLQTGMVDFGGPPPNVDFSFPFHDDDMTQDSIVEELVQMEEQMKQMKAMQSLGGCVDMGGLQGQHTPMQHTPITPHHTSTPFYSSAHGSTTPMQTPTPTPTPTEMVGGGQGLTRESPCSRVAPSTPVDSALGSSRQTPIGTPHSNCSGSVPPSPVECRNPFAFTPINSSITGYHDGSIVSSSPVKPMQRPMATHPDKAKLEWMNNGYNNGGAMSNNSISILPSYQDLVDDQFRKPHAFAIPGQSYQSQARHHDTHINRLTPISPVQQQVSSLSNLNKQEGFAVPAPLDGKTGTSSSGGGTFRCRSVSPAVRQRNLSGNTSAMPNVPRSVVSPFNSPVTPEVLNIFANSHGELGMGGTGLGSMAQRSQSVPLNVMMQSEVLPMQVAQQAGAGKNITSVLLNKMDGDGDGAMRGLGINNLPSNYTARMNLTQILETTASFPGSANHQAMVSPGPTLAYEFQKPGYLMKNARGEQVGFAFSGGQQQQQQHQQQHQIDFNSTVKDFLREDSLNQGSQIAGQVSELNTVGSDFSNNMRLTSELSSSISDLNTLDANLLFDPNQQQGQYEDATLEELNNDPLFQQICSETVNSAGFDWLESKDQTTVEMLG; encoded by the exons caAGATGTGGACAAGTTTACAGACATTGAGAAACTCTACCTCTACCTTAAGTTGCCTTGTGGTCCCACCAATGGCGCTGAGAAAAG TGAACAGAGCTCGATGTCGTCCAGCCGCACCCAGCAGATGCACGCGTTCAACTGGATCCGCCATCATCTGGACGAGCACCCAGAGACCTCGCTCCCCAAGCAGGAGGTCTACGACGAGTATAA GAGCTACTGTGACAATCTCAGCTATCACCCCCTCAGTGCCGCCGACTTCGGAAAGATCATGAAAAATGTCTTTCCCAACATGAAGGCACGTCGGCTGGGCATGAGAGGCAAATCAAA GTACTGCTACAGTGGACTGAGGAAGAAGTCCTTTGTTCATATGCCCTCTCTGCCCAACCTAGATTTACACAAAACAGGTGATGGG TATGAAGTGCTGGAGGCGTCGGGACAGCTGGCCACCGCTGAGGAGGAGGTGCGCTCGGCTTCCTGTGgcctggtgtgtgagtgggcccAGAAGGTCCTGAGCCGGCAGTTTGACACCTTGGAGGACCTGGCCCGCTTTCTTCTCAACAGCCACTACATCGGCACCAAGTCAGTGGCGGCGCTGACTGTTATGACTGGATCACCCTCAG GCGTTAAGATGCCCATGCAGACCTCAGCATTCGTGCCCACGGCAGACTCTCATGCCTTCCAGCCACAGGTCAAGACTCTCCCCTCACCCTCCATCGATGCCAAACAGCAGCTCCAGCGCAAGATCCAGAAAaagcagcaggagcagaagcTGCAGTCCCCACTCCCAGGCGAAGCCCACGTCAGGAGGGCAGACAGTGCCACGCCCGGGATCCACTGCAGCAGCccggctctcctctcccctcagccCACCATTGGCATTGTGGTTGCTGCTGTGCCTAGCCCTGTAACG GTACAGAGGAGTAGGCAGCTGATGACCCCCAGCCCTGTGCCAATGGCAACCTCGGAAGGTAAAGTCCTGCCGGTCAACTTCCAGGTAGTGACGCCCGTGCAGCAGGTGAAACAGTCCCCCAAGACTCCCCAGAACATTAACGCCAGTCCGGTCGGGGACCGCTCAGCCCGCCACCGCTACGCCCAGATCCTCCCCAAACCCTCGGCCACCGGCGCTCTCACCTTGCGGTCTCCCCCCACGTTGCTCATCACCAACAGCCCCATCAAGACTGTTATGCCAACGCCCCACGTCAGCTCGGTCAACATGGTCAGGATGACAGCCATATCCCTGGGGTCCAGCATCAGCGGAGGCAGCAACAACTGcaccaccgtcaccaccacCGCAGCCGGCCCTACCGCCGGCGTCTTCACCAGCACCTCTATAAGACCTGCCTCCGCTGGTCTGGCCGGCCCCAGCCTATCCGATGACCACAGGGCCAGTCCGCGGGTCCGGACTGGGTCCGCCATGCCAATGCTGTCCTTGGTGGCTAGGTCAGGTGAGCTGCTCACTTCAGCCACTGATGTCAAGATGAATTCCGAAGCCATAACGGAGGGTGGCCAAGCCCTAAGCGGTGCTACCAGACCCAGTGTGACTCAGGAACCAGCCGGGCAGCACAGGGGGGAACGAGGTGCCGTGCCCAGGGCTGCCAGCGTACCCACCCCTCTCGTCAAGCCCTCCCCAGGATTCGAAATTTTAACTGGGACCAAATACAACGGAAAGCCCCCGTTTAGTGTGGGCAGCACTGTCGCGTCTGGCAGCAATAATTGTAACAACAATAATTACAGCACTTTGTTTCTGAGCGTCGCCAATCAGAACACCAGCACTGCTTTGTCTTCGTCCAGTGGCAGCGTGACCACCAGCCCGCCCAAGGAGAGCTCTCTGGCTCCCCGGAGCCCCCGCAAGCGCCTGGGCCAAGAGTCCAGCCCAACACCCGTGAGGAAGGTGTTCATATCCCAGCACTCGTTTGGAGTGCCCGAAGGGCTTAAGCCGATGGTTGGCGCGGCCGTGAAGAGAAGACCCAGGCCGGGGGCTCCCACTAGGCCCGAGAGCGCCCCCGCCAGCGCAGTCGCCAGAGTTACCATGAGCTCGGCAACCCCCACACGAATCCTGGCTCTCTCGGACCCCCCCGCTGGTAACGGTGGCTTCCAGACTGTGATGGAATGCCAGCAAAACCCCTTGCAGGGAAAATGTGAAAGCGCTACTGTTAGCATGGTTACCCCTACCAGGAGTGCCTCTGCTGGGCAGGTGTTGCTGCAGCAACATATGAATAATCCCCAAGCCATAATTGCTGATGCTGGCATGCTGGATCCCTCAACAGCTAATGAGCTAAAGAATGCCATGTGGGCAGAAGGGCATATGGAGgctgtgcagcagcagcagcagcagcagcagcagcagcagcagcaacatcaacagcaacagcaacaacaacaacaacaacatcatgtACCACAGCAACAGCCAGGCTGTGTTCAGCAGATAACTGACCACAAACAGATGTCGGCCCCGGTGAGGGATGCTCTTCCCCTGATGAGCCAGACCCCCACCTCTGCCCAGATGGCCCATCTCCAGACGGGCATGGTGGACTTCGGAGGTCCCCCACCCAACGTGGATTTCTCCTTCCCCTTCCATGACGACGACATGACCCAGGACAGCATAGTGGAGGAGCTGGTGCAGATGGAGGAGCAGATGAAGCAGATGAAGGCCATGCAGTCCCTCGGTGGCTGCGTGGACATGGGAGGCCTGCAGGGCCAACACACTCCCATGCAACACACTCCCATAACCCCCCACCACACGAGCACGCCGTTCTACAGCTCGGCCCACGGCAGCACCACTCCCATGCAGACACCTACCCCAACGCCCACACCTACCGAGATGGTGGGAGGGGGCCAGGGTTTGACTCGGGAGAGCCCCTGCTCCCGAGTGGCCCCCAGCACGCCCGTGGATAGCGCTCTAGGGAGTAGCCGGCAAACACCAATCGGCACCCCGCACTCGAACTGCAGCGGCAGTGTTCCACCCAGCCCAGTGGAGTGCAGGAACCCCTTTGCTTTCACGCCCATCAACTCCAGCATCACTGGCTATCACGACGGTAGCATCGTATCTAGCAGCCCTGTCAAGCCCATGCAGAGGCCCATGGCTACCCACCCGGACAAGGCCAAGCTCGAATGGATGAACAATGGCTACAACAATGGCGGGGCGATGTCCAACAACAGCATTAGCATCCTCCCCAGTTACCAGGACTTGGTGGATGACCAGTTCCGAAAGCCCCATGCCTTCGCCATCCCCGGCCAGTCCTATCAGTCTCAGGCGAGGCATCATGACACGCATATCAACCGCCTGACACCGATCTCCCCAGTGCAGCAGCAGGTGTCCAGCCTGTCTAACCTCAACAAACAGGAGGGATTCGCCGTGCCCGCTCCTCTGGATGGTAAAACCGGCACGTCCTCCTCGGGCGGGGGAACATTCCGGTGCCGCAGCGTTAGCCCTGCGGTGCGGCAGCGGAACCTCAGCGGTAACACGTCGGCCATGCCTAATGTCCCCCGGTCGGTCGTATCGCCATTCAACTCCCCCGTCACTCCGGAGGTGCTGAACATCTTTGCCAACAGCCACGGGGAGCTTGGCATGGGCGGCACCGGCCTTGGCAGCATGGCCCAAAGAAGCCAGTCCGTGCCACTGAACGTGATGATGCAGTCGGAGGTCCTGCCCATGCAGGTAGCCCAGCAGGCCGGCGCCGGGAAGAACATCACCAGCGTGCTTTTGAACAAGATGGACGGCGACGGTGACGGGGCCATGCGAGGCCTGGGCATCAACAACCTGCCATCCAACTACACCGCCCGTATGAACCTCACCCAGATCTTAGAGACCACAGCCAGCTTCCCCGGGAGTGCCAACCACCAGGCTATGGTCTCGCCTGGTCCCACGCTGGCGTACGAGTTCCAGAAGCCTGGCTACCTCATGAAGAACGCCAGGGGAGAGCAGGTCGGCTTCGCTTTTAGCGGTGGA cagcagcagcagcagcagcatcagcagcagcatcagataGACTTCAACAGCACGGTCAAGGACTTCTTACGGGAGGACAGCCTCAACCAAGGCTCTCAAATAGCGGGCCAAGTGTCAGAGCTCAACACTGTGGGCTCGGACTTCTCCAACAACATGCGACTGACCTCTGAGCTGTCAAGCAGCATCAGTGATCTGAACACTCTTGATGCCAATCTCCTGTTTGACCCCAATCAGCAGCAGGGACAGTATGAGGACGCGACACTGGAGGAACTGAATAACGATCCACTCTTCCAACAGATTTGCAGCGAGACTGTGAATTCTGCTGGGTTTGACTGGTTGGAAAGTAAGGACCAGaccacagtagaaatgttgggctga